The nucleotide window ACGATAAAGATGATAGTTACTCTGAGAATTATGGAGATATGAGTAGAATCGAACCTCTATTCCAATTAAAAACTTTGTTAATGattcgtatatacatacatatttattatttgttaaaatatttatttggatatCTTACTGACAGGTGTGACGTCATAAAGTTTTGAAAAATCtatacttattttgtttttttttataaagtatagaCTAATTTACGCATGCGAcgtgtaaaataataacaatagtgAGAAACAACTTCACTTAAACATCTTAAGCCACGCGTTTATTTGCATTCAGCTCTATTTAACAGCAAAGTGAATGTCTCTTAGCATGCTGATGGAAACTTCGCTGATAGTTAATATACACCTCATTCTCAGTATATGGTAGCTAaagattatctttataaattatgactaaaataattttgggGAGCGATTGGAAAAATTAAGGGAAAAGGATAAAAATCATCGGTCAAACTTTTCTCTATAAAACATCTTACAAGTTACAGATTCAGAGTCCGTCTAACCAATGTTTTTTCATGTTTCCGCTATCTTAGTACCTACAGTCACAATACAAAAATTGACCCTAAACTCGCCACCCCTCTGCTGCCCTGGAGTCTTTGAATTTAACCCAGGAATCAAGATCTACAGCCATATAGCTAGCCACTAGAATAACTAGTACatcaatttatcttatttttttttttaacttataataagttatttgcatattatattgtttactggcttgaacatattttttacatattaatttaccttattCACAATAACCGTAAATTACTCTaagcaataaaatttgtttagaaaaaataactgtttaatTCACATCTATTTATAATCGTAATGTAATATATCAGTACAAGTCACAACAAAAAATGGAAAAATGGATAGCGCAACAAAACTatgatctttaatatttatataataaagcaatgtatatattatacttaataaatatacttcatcataattgaaaattaattcatCCTTGatggaaacagaaaatatcatagttatttaaaaaaaactatttatactgACAGAATTCAGCTTGTCTAGTTCGGTGGTAGTCCGGTGTTAATTTCGTTTGCTTTTTCAACAATAActccttttatatatatatatgtaatgtttatgatgacaattttacataatcatttttaatttccgTCTAGTAGATAATAATCTCTCTAGGAAAAAGTTCTGATAAAAAGAATCTTGATAAACCgagacttttattatttacctttaaaaaCGCATACACTATGTGAATCAATTTCTGTTCATATGACATAGAATACCATTACTATTCTGTAATGTAATAACAACTCATAATAGGTGATCTCTTAAAAGACTACGAATTTCTATCCTTTGGGTGCAAATGCTCTGAATATTACCTATAAGTACTAAGAAGTAatcgtaaatttatttaccaataattTTGCTTCaactttttgtaattaaaagaaattaaatgtgTTGTTATCTAGcttattacgaataaaaattatgCACTGGATGTTATTGTCTCTAGAAATGTACTGTAAATGTTTATgctgatgaaataaataatactggtTTGAAAACGCTTAGTAAGCTACTCATAATGTACGTAAACGTTTTCAATGTTTTGACGCAGTTTCGTAGTATTTATCAATGTCTTGCAACATTGAAAGGTCAAAGTGATGAACGCAATTTACAAACAATGCAACGGGCATGCGCGCCCGGCGGATGAGGGACTAGCATTGCGCGCCGTCGCTGTATCACGCGTTCTCTATTTATATCGACGACTTCACCTCCCCGCGGTTTTCTGCACTCACGCAAGCGCAATGCGCACCTGAAACGCAGAAAGTGAAAATTGCACATCATGGTATCGCTCGGTGTAGGGCGCTGCAATATTGGACAGTGGTTGCAATACGCAAACTAGCAGCGCGAGGACGAAATCGCCGCGGTGTCCATTGCGCCGCGAGGATGGCTGATGCCTACACGGCACTGGTGCTCTCCGATACTGCGGTAGTCGTACGTCACATAACAGCTGAGGTGCCGGCTAAAGGCGTACGATCGTGACGTCTCTTGTGGATCACGAGCCGCGGGAGGCCGACACTATGGCGTCCACTATGCAGCTCGAGTTCACACAGGCAATGACTGACTTCAAAACTATGTTTCCTGATATGGATGACGATGTTATTGAGGCAGTACTTCGAGCTAATCAGGGAGCGGTGGATGCTACCATTGACCAGCTTTTGGCTATGAGTACAGATAATCAAAACGAAAGACTTCGTTTAGAAATGGAGAGAGTTGAAAGTAGTTCTCCATCAAGACgcaaagatttaattaaaagaatttcTCGTGGTGTAGAAAATGGTGAGGACAATGATACTACAGCACTtgtgtaagtttatttaattacatatcgTACAAATAAACACGTGCTCATAGGCTCTGAGTTGACGTTGAATTACTTACTTGAAacgcatattatatttttgaaataagtacaattatatttgattgtttttcagtgttttatatgaaataccaATTCctctaaaaatgaaaatttttaactcaaataacatttataaggaatatattattgtatatttgaattaattctaATAGTTAATACTTAATTCACCGATAATTTTACTGCCAATTAGAGGTTTTATGTGTTCAACGGGAAGGGGAATAACTTCATACACGCACCTAGAAAATATTGACCATTTACCATATGATGTTTGCGCTTCTGTATTCCGAGTTAGcatgttatgatatatatatatctatagataGAACCTTGGTAGTATATTAtgatagattttaaatatagtttcatcTTGTAAGGTCAAATAACAGTAAGCTGCTAATAATTAGCTAACTATTATTCTTGCTATTATTAactctttaatattattgttataatttagaaAGCATACGAAAGATTTCGAAATAATAgtagatttaaataaacgatTCATGCATTGCGccgaatttataaaatgttaagatattgaagtaattaaatttaaaaatattttgatataatcttAGCATAGccttttagtaaattttttattggttAAGCAAGTGAAGCTTAAAACCATTCAATAAAAGAAACATGGAAATatcttcaatatttaattaattggtaTAGGTcctaaaaaagatttataaataaaaacaaatgaaacaacCTCATCAATATCCTCTTAGCAAATTTAAAAGTGttgaagaaaaatttaaagaatatttttaaaagaactctgtaaatatatttttattttaaattttacattaattgtcACAAgatcaatataaatgttaaggATCTTCATGCATATCTCTTAGGGTTAGTGTATTGCTCGACACCAATAATATGCATAGAGCCCATTGTCCATAAATCCCAAGCGAACGATCCCGGTTGATTTctacaaagttatgttattgCGGAAAACGATTCCAATGTTATTGGTTCATTCAAAAGCTGTAGTTCACTTTTATGCCCCCTGTTTAGGCCCCTGTGGGTGGGATTATATCTTCCacttaacaattatactatgaaTTGTATTACTTTGTGTCACTGCTTTCTGCCTTTGTGTGTGATGTGTCAAGTAGCATCCTTATAAGCATTAGGTATCGTAACATtcatataccttggttgttggcgcattgacGGTGGAGATGTAATTTATACTTTTCGTAGTGTATATAAGTGGCCCACACATTCATGATAGGCCATCGTGGTTCATTTGCCttactacaataaataaaatctaattattaaattcagaatatcaaacaattatatatttggtataattaactagtaaataaaataattaatatttataattatttatatgtaagtaatttcatttaaatatttattaagaaagtaaCGTAATTCATGGTCTGgcattattacaaaaacttatgttttgtttattattttagggtaaaacgaataaaaacacAAACCTATCGGTTGAGGAGATAGACTTACATAAAGTACTTATAAAGGGTTACAGCCTATCGGTTGAgaagtttatattaaactatttttattttctgttaatttaaaaacacttcTTACTTACAGAAACGTTGATAGCGATACAGTTCCACTTTCTGTGAAAAGAAAATGGATTCCTCGAATGCTTGGTCCTCTACCTCCCATGTTTCTTCGTATACCGCCAACAACTGATGCCAGAATCGACCTTAGTTTAGACATGGATGACGATCGCATAGCAACATTTTTGCAGAACGAAGAATTTATGGCTGAATTGCGTTGGAATCAGGAATTTATAGCGGCATTGGATAGCGAGCAaggaaataaaactaaatgtcaCGATGACGAAGCGGCATTTAAAGAAAGACTAAAAAATATGGGGAAATGTGAGTTAGATTCCACcctaaattgtaatattaggaatagtactaagattttatataagatagCATTATTcgttgctatatttttttttaattatcaacaaAGTTTATTAGTGTCAAGTAGGATTTATTCTTagctcaaattatatttaattttgaatagtggtctactaaaattattttacattattggATAAACAATACATTGTCAATATAAAGAATTGCAAAATTTTACTAGTACTAGGATATATATAtgtcacattttattttaaggatttATCTAAAACTGACTTGGTGAAATTAATAACTATCGCAAATTACAATTAGTAAGccgattttatttaacattatttgattagtatcattaaatattaacatatgttTTAGTGTCACGCAAGAAATTCGCGCAATTATCCAGGATGTTTTCTCGTGGTGGATCACGACGTAGCGGTAGTGCGCGCGCGCCCTCACGGGGTCCACCTGACAGCTTACTATTGCAAGAAGAGCACAGTGACGACGATGACCGACCGCAGgcgcaaaatataaaaatataatataacatgtcGTCATTCTACAATGATATCACCACGCTTGAGTGTTTGAAGAAAGACTATTAAGAAGGGCCTTAATGTATTAATCGGAGTTGCACAAGGTTTCGCATAAGACTGGGATTGTTTAGATAAGATCGCATTAGTTTGTTGTTATTGGAAGCCCGTAGAGAGAAGGTTGTATATTGTTAGATTACTATGTTAAATCGAAATACTGATGATGGTTTCCTTAAAGCGATATTTCAACGATAtcgataatttaattgtaaataattgttgtacGAGCAAATTCCATTAGATAGATCGCTTTGTTCATCCATCgccttaaattattttgctaaCGTATTGTTTTCTTATCTTTTTCGACAATATGGTACtagtacattaaaattatattatttagcctcaattttatatttttatatgactaaCCACAACCTCTATCATCACACTGCTATGCACTGTTCCTGTATGAAATAGTTGTTCTAAACCTACActagaaatacatattttagttttatccaACTTTCAATGCTAgtaccaataataaaaatttgataagCAATCTTGTATGTTTTTTTCTTCGCagacgtttaaaaatatactatgaaattatatacatataataaatataacaacacataaataatttaagaagttattttatttctttctaaatgttaatgaaaaaagaatatctatgtaaaaattttgcaaaaaaattacatactatttaacaagttcttaatataaaacaacaatagattttttttcgttaattttaacttaaaatttgaatataagtaAATAGTCACATCAAATGacacattttctatatttatatgaatagtaaAAGATATACAGTACCTATTGTATTTTAGATCGCATCGTGACTGATCAATAAGCAACTCATGTAGGGGAGAGAGAAAAACTGCTTTCCTACGCTCGTATGTATTATCATGCTTAACGACATGCGACCGTCCAGCCGTAAACATCTTATGCACACGGTTCTGACAGGAAATATCACGCAtggaaatcatattatttattaatagtagttCTTAGTTATAGTTAAgtgtaaatcatttattattgaatctatttatgtttaattattgcgTGTGTACATCTTTAAAGTCTTTCAAAGATAGTGTACCTTCTGCGATAGAGTTGATGTTATACGTATTGAATATACGATAACCTGAAGTTCATGCTTGTCACGtgaatagtctaaatttaaagcggacGAAACTACGAAGagcatttacatatataataaaattatatactaaaacctccgAAACGCTCTGCATCGTCTAGTATCGAGCAAGGCCCATGATGTATATCCACCTCTTAAGTAGTGTTTTCAGGCATTACAAAAACCGCCTCCATCATTGGTattgattattacttttataataaatatttaagttattattttgactgcctcgttggtctattgATTACATATAAGGTCACAGATTCCGAGGtactgggttcaaaccccaggtcgggctGAATAAATTATTGGATTTCACTATcaaaaaattgtatcaaattttTTTCTATCAAAGCGGCAACAACCTGGCGTGTGGTATTTGGAAGTGCGAACACTCCATTGCCTCGGAAGGAAGTAACCCGTTGCTTCTGCaactgaactctttccggtcgtgccTGATTCGCTGTGTCATCGGATGATGTAGATATATATGTCTATAAGTGTGTGCGCTAACACAGGTTAGCTTGTGtagcacacacttgtgcactataatatatcctgtataATTGGCTGGTCCCTCTCGAGTTTGGCTGCCTTtaccaaaatcggtcaggaggacaaACTATTAAtccaaaattaatttagtcATATAATAGACCCTGAAACACgatgaaatcaaattaaatcaaaatatactttattcaagtaggcttttatatgcacttttaaatcgtcatttaacaaactatttaaagtaaagctaccaccggttcggaatgtagattctaccgagaagaaccggcaagaaatgtgtatttttagatgttgaaaaagagtaactactgatagttactctttttcaacatgtaaaaatacagtcatgttagttaaatacaattatatttgtatattatgtctcctgcctggaagtcaacaagcattaactccacgcttttttatcatctaagtatataatcttgtatcgaataatatgccttctttaccaatgtattttttacaaatgacctgaatctatgaaacggcaaagttaaaaatgtctgcgatGTGATGGTTGATGAATTGATGACATTCTTATATATGAATGTCGACCTTAGCTAATGCCAGGGAGAGGGCGTAGGCATTGACTGGTAAGGCgacaataagaatataatattacaggAAACATAAGTACTTATATCTATCATATTACCATTGCCAATGATACACTATATATGAATATCTTTCAAATTTAAACTCAgcagcataaaaaaatatgaaacttattTATTCCTCGGTTTCCTCAAAAAGCCTTGTCTACAGTAATTTACGAATAGTATATGCCACACTACCAAtgtttgcaaaaaaattaatagactCCTAAAACATATTCAGATATCTGCCAGTTGCTTTTTTTGaagaatatcatatattttaaccatCTTCAAATTGACCTATGAAGTTAGTTAAACATTTATCAATATTCTATAACTTGAATTATTTTCAGATAATTCATATTGCAATGGGATTGTTTGGTGCGATCTGTATATTTgcgttataaataatagatactCTAATAGCTAGCTTCTTGATACTATTTCCGAAACATGGTAGTATTTATTAAGTGagatataaacaaagatatagtCAAGATTTACCCAAGCGATCTATCCGCCCCAAACGGAGCAGTCACGTCTGTAGAGCAGACTCTACAGACGTGATCGaacaatactttataatacCCACCCGAATAAGAACACCCCTTTTGTCAtgcctttataataatttttctagTAATATATTACTAAGTCTTACGAGTATACTTTGGTTTCTAAAATGCAATTTTTGAACGTTTTTGTAGAACGCTACTTTAATAGTGGATACATATAGTAAGGCAGAATTTTATCCAACTCAAACAGGATTATtcatcatgttttattttacttcctgGAACGAAatgaataacatataaaaaacataaataataaaaaacaaatgaagtacAAGAAAATGCATTAagtcaaataaatgaaatttaagtttttgtaattttttttagagtaaaaataagtttacaagTACTTATAGGTAACATGTGTACCCCCTCGTAATATACGTAgagtatatctatactaatattataaatgcaaaagtaacctatgtctgtctgttgctatttcacggccaaactaagAACCGCAAGTTTGAAACGCAAGGAAGGTTGAGGATTTTTATGCCAAACACCTTACGATCAATCTCTAAACTCGAGCGAAGCCACAGTAAATAACtagtatctaataaaaattagaAGGCGGAGAGAACCATCGGGGTGAAACTGTATGAGAGACTAAAATTGACACtgcataaaaatatgtattttaatgaatatagaatatagGATTCGTTTATTCGTTCGCGTGTGGGGGAATAAGGATAAAGAGTAACCTATGTgtattccagactataataaTCTATCTccgttctaaatttaattcagaTCTATTATGATGTTTTGGCGGTATTGAATAACTAAGATCCATCCAAattttcgcatatataatattagtaagaataaATAAGTGACTCTTcgctatttaaacaaaaacaaacaattaagtaattaaaacaagtaaataaacgtcaaaaataagataaatggTGCGTGGTGAATAGATCGGTGGCTGAAACTACACGTGCCTGGCGACGCGTAACGCGAAAGTATCGTCTTCTAAGTAAAGACTTCAACGCTATGCACTGTTTATTTACTGCTAACCTAAGTTTTATAGGCACTTCGGgaatttgatttctttttttattattttttctttgccAAAAtctaatgatatataaaatatattataaaattttgagaaactcgcttttattatatttcaaaaaatatatatatatatgtacctattttttatctttttattttttctagttGGTACccattatataagtatgtttaaCAAGCGAAGTAGAAAGAAGAGAACTAAGTACCtacttaaagatattttaacggatatttgtatttattcatatatgctGTATTAAAACGATCTGAGCAAAGTAGTCGATGCAACTACTAGTCAAGATAACATTAAAACGAGTTGTCTACTCAGGTGTTTATATAGCAGATATACGCAGCAACGAGATAAATATTCTACTCTATGTAgaaaaaatcttgtttattttgtagattACAGTctaacaagattatatttttctttattcattaaatgataatttataatttcatctcagcaaattctatatttattcaattaaatttattcctttacataatataagtaaaacatatttgataaattggctattaattacaattataatataaaacgtatacaccaagataattatatgtaatattttactaagtaTTAATGAAGACGTTTTGGTAAtaagcaattaattattttaaataaatattgtcgaAACGTCTGGAGCCATACTTCCacggtaaaaataaataatataaattactaacaaaTGTTTAGTATCTACATTTAGTATCATATTTTATGTGAGATTTATggttaactatttaatatttattttgctttacatacatatgtaaagcataacatataaatcatatttatatacatga belongs to Vanessa tameamea isolate UH-Manoa-2023 chromosome 13, ilVanTame1 primary haplotype, whole genome shotgun sequence and includes:
- the LOC113403362 gene encoding CUE domain-containing protein 1, whose product is MASTMQLEFTQAMTDFKTMFPDMDDDVIEAVLRANQGAVDATIDQLLAMSTDNQNERLRLEMERVESSSPSRRKDLIKRISRGVENGEDNDTTALVNVDSDTVPLSVKRKWIPRMLGPLPPMFLRIPPTTDARIDLSLDMDDDRIATFLQNEEFMAELRWNQEFIAALDSEQGNKTKCHDDEAAFKERLKNMGKLSRKKFAQLSRMFSRGGSRRSGSARAPSRGPPDSLLLQEEHSDDDDRPQAQNIKI